The Arthrobacter sp. PM3 genome contains the following window.
GTACACCGCCGGCCGCCGCGGTGTGGGCGGAACCGTGCTCGTCGAGAAGATCGCCGGTGCGGCCGCCGAACGCGGCGACAACCTGGACGCCGTGGCCGCGATCGGTGACCGCGTCAACCAGAACGTGCGCAGCATGGGCGTGGCACTGACCGCCTGCACCGTGCCGCACGCAGGGGTCCCCAGCTTTGAACTCGAGGAAAACGAGATCGAGATCGGGATCGGCATCCACGGCGAGCCGGGACGGCACAAGATTCCGATGGAAAACGCCGACGGCATCACCGACCGCCTCCTGGACCCGGTGGTCAGCGACCTCGGGCTCAACTCGGGAGACAAAGTCCTTCTCTTCGTCAACGGCATGGGCGGCACGCCGGCGAGCGAGCTGTACATCGTGTACCGCCGGGCCGCACAGAGGCTGGCGGAGCAGGGCATCACCGTGGCGCGCTCGCTCGTGGGCAACTACATCACGTCGCTGGAAATGCAGGGCTGCTCCATCACTGTCCTGCGCCTCGATGACGAGATGACTTCCCTCTGGGACGCGCCCGTGCACACGCCGGCCCTTCGCTGGGGCGTCTGACCGTGGGGCTGGATGTCGGCTGGGCCGTGCGCTGGCTGACCCTGTCAGCGCAGGCGATGGCGGATCACCGGGTGGAGCTGATCGAGCTCGACCGGCCGATCGGGGACTCGGACCACGGCGAAAACATGGACCGCGGCTTCAAAGCGGTGATGGTCAAGCTCGCCGAGGTCCCGCCGGAGACCCCGGGCGCGGCCCTGAAGCTGACGGCGATGACGCTGATGTCCAAGGTCGGCGGCGCTGCCGG
Protein-coding sequences here:
- the dhaK gene encoding dihydroxyacetone kinase subunit DhaK; this translates as MKKLINDPKAVVDESAEGFGLAHADLVTVFPDPKYIVRKDAPVAGKVGLVSGGGSGHEPLHGGYVGMGMLDAAVPGAVFTSPTPDQILPATLAVNSGAGVVHIVKNYTGDVLNFETAAELAQAEGVEVRTVLVNDDVAVQDSLYTAGRRGVGGTVLVEKIAGAAAERGDNLDAVAAIGDRVNQNVRSMGVALTACTVPHAGVPSFELEENEIEIGIGIHGEPGRHKIPMENADGITDRLLDPVVSDLGLNSGDKVLLFVNGMGGTPASELYIVYRRAAQRLAEQGITVARSLVGNYITSLEMQGCSITVLRLDDEMTSLWDAPVHTPALRWGV